The nucleotide sequence GCGCTGCCAATAAAGCTTGGCGATCAGCCTCGGCATTGATTGGCCTGTCGTCACCCTTACCCAGCATCTTGACTGAGGCATCTGAATTCACTCCCACTACAAGGCTCGCGCCAAGCTCCTTAGCTTGGGCTAGGTAGCTAGCGTGCCCCCTGTGTAGGATGTCGAAGACGCCATTCGTAAATACTAAGGGCCTCGGAAGCGCCGCAATACGGGCTTCCAGCTCAGTGAAAACGCAGACTTTAGACTCAAAAGAAGGTGGGGGTAAAGAGCTCATAGCGCCATATTAATGGCATTAGGCTAATTTCAACGATATTTGCCAGAATGTCTTAGACTTGGACATCCCCGTCCCACCCAAAGGCTCAAGATGATTCGCTACATGCCGCGGTACTTACTGGCATTATTTTTCTTGCTTACAGCAATGCCGTTTGCAAAGGCTGCTCCCGCCGCCAGTTGTAGCCCCCTTTTGTCCCACACTTTTCCAAGGTTGCAGGATGAGGCACCTCAAAGCCTTTGCCAATACCAAGGCAAAGTCATCCTCGTTGTTAATACAGCTAGTTTTTGTGGCTTTACGAGTCAATATGAGGGTCTTGAGAAGTTGTATGCCAAATATAAAGACCGTGGTTTGGTTGTATTAGGATTTCCATCAAATGACTTTGGCAAACAAGAGCCAGGTAGCAATAAAGATATCGCTGAATTCTGTAAAAATACCTATGATGTGAAATTCCCCATGTTTGCTAAGAGCTCAGTAAGTGGAAGCAATCCAAACCCACTATTTAAAATGCTCATTGCTAAAACTGGGACAACGCCTAAATGGAATTTTTATAAGTACCTCATTGATCGGAACGGTAATGTCGTTGATTCGTTTGGCAGCATGACAAAACCCGCAAGCAGCAGTATTACAGGTGAAATAGAGAAACTTCTTGGAGAAAAAATTTAGTGGGTAAGAAAAAAGTTGCCATCATTGGCGCTGGTATATCTGGCTTAGGATGTGCATACGCATTAAGGCTGCACCCAGATTTAGAGATCACCTTATTCGAAGGTGGCAATCATATTGGCGGCCATAGCAATACCGTAGATCTCACACTAGAAACTCCTGACGGTCAGATAACTTATGGAGTTGACACTGGATTTTTAGTATTTAATCGCAAAACCTATCCTCGCTTAGTTCGACTATTTGAGGAAATTCAGGTTCCGATTGCACCATCAGAAATGTCCTTTTCAGTATCCATTGATGCAGGAAGAAAAACAGGGCGCAATAAAAAAATTGAGTGGGCTGGTAACGATCTCAACTCCTTCTTTGGCCAAAGATCTAATGTGTTCTCACTGTCATTCTGGAGAATGGCTTACGACATCTTGCGCTTCAATCGACTCGCCACTCGACTGGCTGAAGAGCAAATCACTACCAAACTTGAATACTCAGAGCCAGATGAGCGCATTAAAGATTTTTTAGATCGCAATCGTTTTAGCACCAGCTTTAAAGAAAATTATTTCCTACCAATGATTGGCGCTATTTGGTCATGCTCTGTTGAGCAGATGCTAGAGTTTCCGATTCAAACTATGGTCCGCTTTTGTCATAACCATGGTCTTTTACAAATCCAAAATCGCCCGCAATGGCTTACGGTTAAAGGCGGATCTCGAGAATACGTGAAACTTTTAGTGGCGACTCTAGAGAAACATCAAGTCCAATTTGTACATGAAGCTGTTACTCGAGTTAACGCAAAAAAAACAGAAGACTCTTCAGTCGAAGTGCTTACATCCTCTGGGGTGTACCAGTTTGATGAAGTGGTAATGGCATGTCATAGCGATCAAGCCTTAGAGTTAGTGCATGGTATTGGGCAAGACGCGCGCAATATTTTGGCTTCGGTCCCTTACCAAAAAAATCGTGCAATTTTGCATACAGATATCAATTTCTTACCGGCTACTGAACGCTGCTGGGCGGCTTGGAACTACACCGCAAAATCTGGTGCAAGACCGACTGCACAACAACATGTGAGTGTGAATTATTTAATCAACCGTTTACAACCGCTACCCAAATCATTTGAGGGCACGCAAATTATTGTGAGCCTGAACCCACTGACGGATCCCAATCCAAAATTAGTGCATGAAGAAATTCATTACTCGCACCCTGTCTTTGATATGCGCGCCGTGCAGGCACAAAAAGAGCTGCCTTTAATTCAGGGCCATTCCTCAATCTGGTATTGCGGAGCATGGACAGGATTCGGTTTTCATGAAGATGGTTTGCGCTCAGGCGAATTGGTGGCAATGGATCTCATGGAGAGCATTTCTCATCACGTTAAATCTAGCCCCATTAAAGATTCTCAGTAAATGAATTTGCCAACGATTAATTTTGGAGCCGTAAAGCATCGACGCTTTCGTCCCGCTATCAATGCGTTTGGCTATGGTGTATTTACTTTATCTATTCCAATGCGTGCACGCAGGAATGATCCAACATTGCTCAGCAAACATGGACTCAAAGATAAGCAATTTGGGCTTTTTTCTTTTTTTGACCAAGACCATGGATTAGGCAGTGAAAACAGTCTGTCCTGGATCGAATCGATCCTTAAAGACAATCAGGTTCATCATGATGATGGTGAGATTTGGCTACACACTTTTCCGCGAGTTCTCGGTTATGTCTTTAATCCGGTCAGTTTTTGGATCTGCACCCAAACCAATGGTCAAGTTCAAGCGGTGCTAGCTGAAGTAAATAATACCTTTGGCGAACGACACTGCTATTTACTCCATCATGACTCTGGTAAGGCCCTGCAATCCGGAGAGACGCTTGTAAGCAATAAAGTATTCCATGTCTCACCCTTTTGTGACGTCCGTGGAGAGTACCACTTCCGCTTTTTATTTCCCCAAGATAGCAATTCAAAGCGAAATATTGTTTGTCGGATTGAGCTGCACGAGGATGGCTCCCCATTAATCAATACTAGTATCAGCGGCCTATCTCAACCGTTAACTAAAAGCGCCCTCTATCTTGCCTTTCTGCGCTACCCCCTCATGAGTTTGGGTGTCATTGGTAGAATTCACTGGCAGGCATTGAAATTATGGCTAAAAGGTGTACCCTTTCATTCAAAACCTAAACCACCAGAACTTGAAGTTACCCGATGAATCGCCCCGGTCAAACACTGCTGTCCCGCCTCACCTTCTCTCGCCCTGAAAGGCGAAAATCTAAACTGCAGCAAGGTAATGCAAGCACAGTGGCTCTATTGGGTCTTTTAGATCAATTGCGCAGTGGACATCTAGTACTCACTCTTCCTAATAGTGAAGTAAGGGAGTTTGGCAACAGCTCAGACCAACTACATGCAGAAATTCAAGTCTTAGACTGGTCTGTATTTAAGCGGGTTTTATCTCATGGTGATATCGGCTTTGCCGAAAGCTATATCCGAGGCGAATGGAATACGCCCGATCTCAAAGCGGTTCTAGAGCTAGTCATTCGAAATCGCACCATCCTTGAGAAGGCAATTTATGGCAGTTGGTTTGGATCTATAGCCTATCGCCTGAGGCATTGGTTTAGAGATAACTCTAAATCCGGAAGCCGAAAAAATATTCATGCGCACTATGATCTAGGCAATGCCTTTTACACTCTCTGGCTAGACCCCACAATGAGCTACTCGAGTGCATGGTTCTCTGGTGGTGATAAGCAGTCACTCATGGATGCCCAGCGTGCAAAAATTAAACGTATCTTAGATTCCATTCACGCTAAAGAGGGTGATCAACTCTTAGAAATAGGCTGTGGTTGGGGTGGCTTCATGGAAGAAGCCTTACGCAATGGCAACCAAGTTACTGGCCTGACATTGTCGACAGAACAAAAGGCGTTTGCAGACTCTAGACTTCAAAAAATCTCTGCAGAAACCAGCAATCCAAAACAATTTGAGGTTCGCCTGCAAGACTATCGAGATTGTAAAGAGCAATTTGATGGTATCGCCTCTATTGAAATGTTTGAAGCAGTTGGTGAAAACCATTGGACTGAATACTTTCAAACAGTTGCAAAACGACTCAAAGCCGGTGGCAGAGCATGCATCCAAACTATCGTGATCGCAGACGATTTATTTGATCGCTATCGCCAAAGCACCGACTTTATTCAGCAGTATGTTTTTCCAGGGGGCATGCTTCCCTCTCCAGCAAAATTTAAGGCAGCTGCAGCTAATGCGGGTTTAGAGCTTGAGGCAGAGTTTGCCTTTGGCGCTGACTATGCCAAAACCTTATGCCTATGGCGCGATAGTTTTAATCAAAAGATTGAAGAAATTTATCGCCTTGGTTTCGATGAGGCATTTATTCGACTCTGGAATTTTTATCTCATGTATTGCGCCGCTGGATTCTCTGAAAAGAGTATTGATGTAGTGCAGTACACCCTTAAACATAAAAATGTTATTCACTCAAGTGATGCACTACGCCCATGAAACAAAAAGGAATAGATTCTTTTGTCAATCAACGGATTTGGGTCATTGGGGCTTCCAGCGGTATTGGTGAGGCCTGCACAAAAGCATTTATCAAGGCGGGTGCAAAAGTTGCGCTTTCTAGCCGCCGTGCCGAGCGACTAGATACTCTCGCACAATCTGCAAAACCTGGACAGGCCTTGGTTTTCCCACTAGATGTCACCCGTCAAGAACAGCTGGACTCCACTTACCGAGGCATCCTAGAAACCTGGGGTGGCCTAGATCTACTGTTGTTTGTCTCAGGCGTATATACCCCCTTACGTGCTGATAACTTCGAATTTGATGTTGCCCAGAAAACAATTGATGCCAATCTGCTCGGCCCCATGCGGGCAGTCAGTATTGTCATGCCTGATATGCTCAAAGCGCATAGCGGACATATTGCGATCGTTGGTAGCGTAGCGGGATATAGCGGATTACCTAAAGCCTTAGCGTATGGGCCAAGTAAAGCGGGGATTATTAATTTCTGTGAAACTCTCTATTACGACTTACTACCCCAGGGTGTGAGTGTGCATATGATCTCACCGGGATTTGTTGCAACCGAGGCTACCGCACAAAATGATTTTGAGATGCCAGCACTCATTACTGCCGATGAGGCCGCACAAGAAATTCTCGCTGGACTTCAAGCTGGAGAATTTGATATTCACTTCCCTAAGCGGTTTTCAGGATTCTTAAAGTTCCTCAGAATCCTGCCTTACCCGCTTTACTTCTGGATTATTCGACGCTTCGTCAAAATATAAGAATCTGAATTACTTGTACTTATCCTTACGGATTTTTTGCTCTAAGTGATCCATTACAGCAATCGCTTTTGCCTTAGTACCAGCAATAGATGGGGATGTTACGTAGCGACCCTGCATCACAATCGTTGGCACACCATCAATTCGATAAGTATCGGCCATCTGTCTTGCGGCACGTACTTTTGATATAACGGCAAATGAGCGATAGGTGGCTAAGAAAGTATTGCGATCAATACCTTGTGAGGCGACCCAGTCGGCGATCTCATTTTCTGTCATAAGGCGCTTGTTTTCTTTATGCATGGCGTACATGACTTTGTCATTCATTGCCTCACCCTTGCCCATGGACTCTAAGGCATAGAACAATTGGCTGTGCGGCATGAAGTCGTCTCGGAAAGCAACGGGCACCTTACGGAATGTCACATCCCTTGCTTGGCGCTTAAGCCACGTATTGAGCTCTGGTTCAAAGTCATAGCAATGCGGGCAACCATACCAAAAGAATTCGATAACCTCGACCTTTCCTTTGGCCTCAACTGGCTGAGGGGTAGGCAAAATACGATAATCAAACCCCTCCTCAATCTTAGGACTTTGCGCAGTAGCAAGCCCTGAAAAAGAAAATGCCAAGCCAAGAATGGCAGCGGATAAAAGGGCTCTTTTAGATTTAGATAATGTAATCATGATTTGCTAGATTTAATGACGCTCGGTTTAATACCCATGCCATTAAGCTTATCACGCACGGGATTGCTTTCTTCAACACTGTTATAAGGACCAACACGCACACGCCAAAGCGTATTGCCATCACTACTAATCTCACTTAATTGAGATTGAATCCCTTGAATCGCTAAACTTGCTTTTTGTGCATCTGCATCGGCACGCTTATTAAAGGCGCCTACTTGTAAGAAATAAATTGCATCTGATTTAGCGGTGGAAGTCCCATCTGCTAGCTTCTTACCATTAGCCACATCAGCAATTGGATCTGGCGCATTAGCGGCAGGTGCTGCAGACTTACCTTGTAAAGGCTTATTCAGATCTAAAGCCTCTGCTGGGGCAGCAACTTCGCCTTCAGCAGGGGCTGATCCTGGTTTAATAGTTAAGGGAAGATTAGGGGCTCTGACCCCAGGGCGCTCTTGCGGCGTATTTTTGGAAAGATAGAAGGCAATCACAAAAGCAACGCCAAGCCCAACACCCAATCCTAAGATAAAGCCAAGAATAGTGCCCCCATACTCCGAGCTCGAAGACTGGGTCTTTGGCATATAGCTGGTGTGTTGATCATTTTTTTTCATCGTATCCCCATCCTTCTTTTTACTTCTTAAGCGCTGGCAATTACTACAGCTTACATCTTAGCGGGTGCTGATACACCTAATACTTTTAATCCATTTTCAAGCACTTGACGCGTTGCTAGAAGCAATGCAAGGCGCGCCAATTTCAATGCGGGATCATCCACTAAGACGCGATCTGCGTTATAGAAAGTATGAAAGTCTCCTGCTAAATCACGCAAGTAAAAAGCTAAAGCATGTGGCGCTAAGTCTGCAGCAGCATCAGTAAGCATTTCTGGATATTCAGCTAAACGACGCAACAAATGATCCGAGGCTTTGCTTTGCAATAGAGAAAGATCTGCCCCCTTAAGGTCAGATACTTGTCCACCCCATTGAGTCAAGATTGAGCAAATACGCGCATGGGCATATTGCACATAGAACACGGGATTCTCATCATTCTGCTGTAATGCCAAATCAATATCAAAGACGAACTCTGTATCAGCCTTGCGGGAGATAAGGAAGAAACGTACGGCATCTCTTCCACGCTGAAGCGCTAGTTCGCGCTCATCAGCAGTCATCTCTGGTGTAATGCCACCTGACCACTCAACCAAGTCACGCACAGTCACATAGGAGCCAGCGCGTTTAGAAATTTTGACTTCTTCGCCATGACGCATCACCGTCACCATCTTGTGTAATACGTAGTCAGGGTAGGTTTTCGGAATATCCCAACCACGCTTCTGTGCCACACCCTGCAAGCCCGAGCGAACACGGGCGATAGTGCCGTGGTGATCACTACCTTGGACATTAATTACTTTTTCAAAGCCCCGATTCCATTTGCTGGTGTGATAGGCGACATCAGGCACAAAGTAGGTAAAGCTGCCATCAGACTTACGCATGACGCGATCTTTGTCATCACCATCATCTGTTGTCTTGAGCCAAAGCGCGCCCTCAGACTCGTAGGTTTTACCAATACTCTGCAACTCTTCGACAATTTTTGCAACACTGCCATCGGTATACAAGGAAGACTCTAGGTAATAGTAATCAAACTTCACGCCAAATGTTTTTAAATCAATATCTTGTTCGTTGCGTAAATACGCGACAGCAAATTGGCGGATCGCTTCAAGCTCATCTTTGTATTCAGGTGAATCCTTAAAAGCAGTTGCAATCTCTGCAATATATTCACCGTTATAGGCACTCTCTGGCCAAGCAGCATCCCCTGGCTTAAGTCCGTTCAATCGAGCTTGTACTGAGAGCGCCAAGTTTGCGATCTGGACTCCAGCATCGTTGTAATAAAACTCACGATGCACCTTGATACCCTGAGTTGCCAATAGATTTGCTAGGGCATCGCCTAACGCAGCTTGACGACCATGACCCACATGCAGTGGGCCAGTTGGATTAGCGGAGACAAACTCAATCATGGCACTAGAAACGGGGGCTGCCTCTGGTGCTAGCTGACCAAACTGAGATCCTGCTGTGAGGACTTCTTGCACCACTGCAGTTTTAGCAGTGTTGCTCAGACGAAAATTAATAAATCCAGGTCCCGCAATTTCGCAGGAGGCAATGAGCTCACTATAGCCAGACTGCTGCTCAAGGTGCTCGACCAGTGCTTGCGCTAATTCCCTGGGATTTAACTTCCAAGCCTTGGATAGCTGGAGCGCAATATTACAAGCGACATCCCCATGGTCTACCGCTTTAGGGCGCTCTAAGCGCGGCGCGGGGGCATCCCCCAAGCCACGGTCCTGGGCGAGACCCTGAAGGGCTGCACTTAGCATTTCAATTAAACGATTTTTATTAGTTAACAACATAGATAAGTGAGTTTATCAGGTGGTAAGCTATTGAAATGATCTATCAATTTCGCTCCAAAGCGGGCCCTGACGTCATCATGCTGGCTGACCTCACCCAACGAATCTTTGAAATTTTGGGTCGCTCATTAGAACCTAGGGGAATTTTGACGGTGGAGCAACTTCCAAGCTTCATCATCGCCCTAGAAACTGCTATTTTGAAAGACTTGGAAGAGCGCTCTAAAAGTAATACAGCGGATCAAGAAAGTACTGAAAAACCAAAACTTGCCGACAGGCTGGGGCAGCGCGCCTATCCTTTCTTAGAGCTGATGAAACAAGCCAAAGCCAAAGATGAACCGGTG is from Polynucleobacter sp. MG-Unter2-18 and encodes:
- a CDS encoding SPOR domain-containing protein codes for the protein MKKNDQHTSYMPKTQSSSSEYGGTILGFILGLGVGLGVAFVIAFYLSKNTPQERPGVRAPNLPLTIKPGSAPAEGEVAAPAEALDLNKPLQGKSAAPAANAPDPIADVANGKKLADGTSTAKSDAIYFLQVGAFNKRADADAQKASLAIQGIQSQLSEISSDGNTLWRVRVGPYNSVEESNPVRDKLNGMGIKPSVIKSSKS
- a CDS encoding DUF1365 domain-containing protein, producing MNLPTINFGAVKHRRFRPAINAFGYGVFTLSIPMRARRNDPTLLSKHGLKDKQFGLFSFFDQDHGLGSENSLSWIESILKDNQVHHDDGEIWLHTFPRVLGYVFNPVSFWICTQTNGQVQAVLAEVNNTFGERHCYLLHHDSGKALQSGETLVSNKVFHVSPFCDVRGEYHFRFLFPQDSNSKRNIVCRIELHEDGSPLINTSISGLSQPLTKSALYLAFLRYPLMSLGVIGRIHWQALKLWLKGVPFHSKPKPPELEVTR
- a CDS encoding DUF1840 domain-containing protein, which translates into the protein MIYQFRSKAGPDVIMLADLTQRIFEILGRSLEPRGILTVEQLPSFIIALETAILKDLEERSKSNTADQESTEKPKLADRLGQRAYPFLELMKQAKAKDEPVMWGV
- a CDS encoding glutathione peroxidase, translated to MPRYLLALFFLLTAMPFAKAAPAASCSPLLSHTFPRLQDEAPQSLCQYQGKVILVVNTASFCGFTSQYEGLEKLYAKYKDRGLVVLGFPSNDFGKQEPGSNKDIAEFCKNTYDVKFPMFAKSSVSGSNPNPLFKMLIAKTGTTPKWNFYKYLIDRNGNVVDSFGSMTKPASSSITGEIEKLLGEKI
- a CDS encoding NAD(P)/FAD-dependent oxidoreductase; protein product: MGKKKVAIIGAGISGLGCAYALRLHPDLEITLFEGGNHIGGHSNTVDLTLETPDGQITYGVDTGFLVFNRKTYPRLVRLFEEIQVPIAPSEMSFSVSIDAGRKTGRNKKIEWAGNDLNSFFGQRSNVFSLSFWRMAYDILRFNRLATRLAEEQITTKLEYSEPDERIKDFLDRNRFSTSFKENYFLPMIGAIWSCSVEQMLEFPIQTMVRFCHNHGLLQIQNRPQWLTVKGGSREYVKLLVATLEKHQVQFVHEAVTRVNAKKTEDSSVEVLTSSGVYQFDEVVMACHSDQALELVHGIGQDARNILASVPYQKNRAILHTDINFLPATERCWAAWNYTAKSGARPTAQQHVSVNYLINRLQPLPKSFEGTQIIVSLNPLTDPNPKLVHEEIHYSHPVFDMRAVQAQKELPLIQGHSSIWYCGAWTGFGFHEDGLRSGELVAMDLMESISHHVKSSPIKDSQ
- the argS gene encoding arginine--tRNA ligase translates to MLLTNKNRLIEMLSAALQGLAQDRGLGDAPAPRLERPKAVDHGDVACNIALQLSKAWKLNPRELAQALVEHLEQQSGYSELIASCEIAGPGFINFRLSNTAKTAVVQEVLTAGSQFGQLAPEAAPVSSAMIEFVSANPTGPLHVGHGRQAALGDALANLLATQGIKVHREFYYNDAGVQIANLALSVQARLNGLKPGDAAWPESAYNGEYIAEIATAFKDSPEYKDELEAIRQFAVAYLRNEQDIDLKTFGVKFDYYYLESSLYTDGSVAKIVEELQSIGKTYESEGALWLKTTDDGDDKDRVMRKSDGSFTYFVPDVAYHTSKWNRGFEKVINVQGSDHHGTIARVRSGLQGVAQKRGWDIPKTYPDYVLHKMVTVMRHGEEVKISKRAGSYVTVRDLVEWSGGITPEMTADERELALQRGRDAVRFFLISRKADTEFVFDIDLALQQNDENPVFYVQYAHARICSILTQWGGQVSDLKGADLSLLQSKASDHLLRRLAEYPEMLTDAAADLAPHALAFYLRDLAGDFHTFYNADRVLVDDPALKLARLALLLATRQVLENGLKVLGVSAPAKM
- a CDS encoding cyclopropane-fatty-acyl-phospholipid synthase family protein, with the translated sequence MNRPGQTLLSRLTFSRPERRKSKLQQGNASTVALLGLLDQLRSGHLVLTLPNSEVREFGNSSDQLHAEIQVLDWSVFKRVLSHGDIGFAESYIRGEWNTPDLKAVLELVIRNRTILEKAIYGSWFGSIAYRLRHWFRDNSKSGSRKNIHAHYDLGNAFYTLWLDPTMSYSSAWFSGGDKQSLMDAQRAKIKRILDSIHAKEGDQLLEIGCGWGGFMEEALRNGNQVTGLTLSTEQKAFADSRLQKISAETSNPKQFEVRLQDYRDCKEQFDGIASIEMFEAVGENHWTEYFQTVAKRLKAGGRACIQTIVIADDLFDRYRQSTDFIQQYVFPGGMLPSPAKFKAAAANAGLELEAEFAFGADYAKTLCLWRDSFNQKIEEIYRLGFDEAFIRLWNFYLMYCAAGFSEKSIDVVQYTLKHKNVIHSSDALRP
- a CDS encoding thiol:disulfide interchange protein DsbA/DsbL codes for the protein MITLSKSKRALLSAAILGLAFSFSGLATAQSPKIEEGFDYRILPTPQPVEAKGKVEVIEFFWYGCPHCYDFEPELNTWLKRQARDVTFRKVPVAFRDDFMPHSQLFYALESMGKGEAMNDKVMYAMHKENKRLMTENEIADWVASQGIDRNTFLATYRSFAVISKVRAARQMADTYRIDGVPTIVMQGRYVTSPSIAGTKAKAIAVMDHLEQKIRKDKYK
- a CDS encoding SDR family oxidoreductase; translation: MKQKGIDSFVNQRIWVIGASSGIGEACTKAFIKAGAKVALSSRRAERLDTLAQSAKPGQALVFPLDVTRQEQLDSTYRGILETWGGLDLLLFVSGVYTPLRADNFEFDVAQKTIDANLLGPMRAVSIVMPDMLKAHSGHIAIVGSVAGYSGLPKALAYGPSKAGIINFCETLYYDLLPQGVSVHMISPGFVATEATAQNDFEMPALITADEAAQEILAGLQAGEFDIHFPKRFSGFLKFLRILPYPLYFWIIRRFVKI
- the rfaE2 gene encoding D-glycero-beta-D-manno-heptose 1-phosphate adenylyltransferase yields the protein MSSLPPPSFESKVCVFTELEARIAALPRPLVFTNGVFDILHRGHASYLAQAKELGASLVVGVNSDASVKMLGKGDDRPINAEADRQALLAALESVDLVVLFTEQTPVNLIAKIHPDIYVKGGDYEIDSLEETRLVKTWDGVAVAIPFLYERSTTTLLDKIRTS